Proteins from a single region of Macrotis lagotis isolate mMagLag1 chromosome 2, bilby.v1.9.chrom.fasta, whole genome shotgun sequence:
- the LOC141511195 gene encoding L-lactate dehydrogenase A chain-like isoform X2, with translation MGTSVKDQLILNVLKEDQVPHNKITVVGVGTIGMACAISILMKDLADELALVDVIEDNLKGEMMDLQHVSLFLKTPKIASGKNYSVTANSKLVVVTAGARQQEGESCLNLVQQNVNIFKFIIPNIFKYSPNCKLLIVSKAVDILTYVAWKLSSFPKNRVIGSGCNLDSAHFHYLMGERLGIHSSSCHGWVLGEHGDSSVPVWSGVNVAGVSLKNLYPALGTDSDSENWKQVHKQVVDSAYEVIKLKGYTSWAIGLSVADVADSIMKNLRRVHPISTMIKGLYGINDDVFLSVPCVLGQNGISDVVMANLTLEEEAHLKKSAEALLGIQKELQF, from the coding sequence ATGGGAACTTCTGTCAAGGATCAGCTAATTTTGAATGTCCTAAAGGAAGACCAGGTCCCCCATAACAAGATCACTGTTGTGGGTGTTGGCACCATTGGCATGGCATGTGCCATCAGTATCTTGATGAAGGACTTGGCTGATGAACTTGCCCTAGTTGATGTCATAGAAGATAACCTAAAGGGAGAGATGATGGATCTCCAACATGTCAGCCTTTTCCTCAAAACACCGAAGATTGCTTCTGGCAAAAACTACAGTGTAACTGCAAACTCAAAACTGGTTGTTGTTACTGCTGGGGCACGTCAACAGGAGGGAGAAAGTTGTCTTAACTTGGTCCAGcaaaatgtgaatatttttaaattcatcattcccaatatttttaaatacagcCCTAATTGCAAGCTGCTTATTGTTTCCAAAGCAGTGGATATTTTGACATATGTGGCCTGGAAGCTGAGTAGCTTTCCTAAAAATCGTGTTATTGGAAGTGGTTGCAATCTGGATTCTGCCCATTTCCATTACCTAATGGGGGAGAGACTTGGTATCCATTCTTCAAGTTGTCATGGATGGGTTCTTGGGGAACATGGAGACTCCAGTGTTCCTGTGTGGAGTGGTGTGAATGTTGCTGGTGTATCTCTAAAGAATCTTTATCCTGCTCTGGGAACTGATAGTGATTCAGAAAATTGGAAGCAAGTTCACAAACAGGTGGTTGACAGTGCTTATGAAGTCATTAAGCTGAAGGGCTACACTTCTTGGGCCATTGGCTTGTCTGTGGCAGATGTGGCAGACAGCATTATGAAAAATCTTAGGAGAGTGCATCCAATTTCCACCATGATTAAGGGTCTATATGGCATTAATGACGATGTCTTCCTTAGTGTCCCTTGTGTCTTGGGGCAGAATGGTATTTCTGATGTGGTGATGGCAAATCTGACTCTGGAGGAGGAGGCCCATTTAAAGAAGAGTGCAGAAGCTCTTTTGGGAATCCAGAAGGAGCtacaattttaa
- the LOC141511195 gene encoding L-lactate dehydrogenase A chain-like isoform X1: MGTSVKDQLILNVLKEDQVPHNKITVVGVGTIGMACAISILMKDLADELALVDVIEDNLKGEMMDLQHVSLFLKTPKIASGKNYTVDILTYVAWKLSSFPKNRVIGSGCNLDSAHFHYLMGERLGIHSSSCHGWVLGEHGDSSVPVWSGVNVAGVSLKNLYPALGTDSDSENWKQVHKQVVDSAYEVIKLKGYTSWAIGLSVADVADSIMKNLRRVHPISTMIKGLYGINDDVFLSVPCVLGQNGISDVVMANLTLEEEAHLKKSAEALLGIQKELQF; this comes from the exons ATGGGAACTTCTGTCAAGGATCAGCTAATTTTGAATGTCCTAAAGGAAGACCAGGTCCCCCATAACAAGATCACTGTTGTGGGTGTTGGCACCATTGGCATGGCATGTGCCATCAGTATCTTGATGAAGGACTTGGCTGATGAACTTGCCCTAGTTGATGTCATAGAAGATAACCTAAAGGGAGAGATGATGGATCTCCAACATGTCAGCCTTTTCCTCAAAACACCGAAGATTGCTTCTGGCAAAAACTACA CAGTGGATATTTTGACATATGTGGCCTGGAAGCTGAGTAGCTTTCCTAAAAATCGTGTTATTGGAAGTGGTTGCAATCTGGATTCTGCCCATTTCCATTACCTAATGGGGGAGAGACTTGGTATCCATTCTTCAAGTTGTCATGGATGGGTTCTTGGGGAACATGGAGACTCCAGTGTTCCTGTGTGGAGTGGTGTGAATGTTGCTGGTGTATCTCTAAAGAATCTTTATCCTGCTCTGGGAACTGATAGTGATTCAGAAAATTGGAAGCAAGTTCACAAACAGGTGGTTGACAGTGCTTATGAAGTCATTAAGCTGAAGGGCTACACTTCTTGGGCCATTGGCTTGTCTGTGGCAGATGTGGCAGACAGCATTATGAAAAATCTTAGGAGAGTGCATCCAATTTCCACCATGATTAAGGGTCTATATGGCATTAATGACGATGTCTTCCTTAGTGTCCCTTGTGTCTTGGGGCAGAATGGTATTTCTGATGTGGTGATGGCAAATCTGACTCTGGAGGAGGAGGCCCATTTAAAGAAGAGTGCAGAAGCTCTTTTGGGAATCCAGAAGGAGCtacaattttaa